In Deinococcus apachensis DSM 19763, a single genomic region encodes these proteins:
- a CDS encoding galactose oxidase-like domain-containing protein, with product MPGYSTSVDTNWPLIAINTAVMPDGNVITWGGNEQTAYYSTRKGKYQPVDVWDPVANTHKSYPFPMLTTGSAISIFCSGMTFDADGRLMVVGGDRPPDGGVTMGMGSNTLNIFDAKSRQWRSGAPMANGRWYPSATTLATGEILAVAGENDMGFGNPNRIPEVYRADGTWHQLTGINRETPGYPWLFVVPDPEGKDPNGRVFFAGPTTTLGYIDTSGATGGSWQDLRERDEILRQYGTAVMYNQGKILVMGGGGVDIGSPEYPTNTAVVIDLAKLNAGAPDAVRATEPMHYARRQLNATLLPDGKVLVTGGTQAQGASEANGCLSNGVCGDLQVYAAEVWDPSTEHWTELASMTKPRLYHSTAVLLPDGRVLSAGGGAGANTADQQNAEIFSPPYLFQTTVKRPVIAKVPAQVRYGQRFTLNTSDAASIDQVTWIRLSSTTHAFNMNQRINFLPFTRGSGSLSITAPARAVDAPPGHYMLFILSRGVPSVARIVQVK from the coding sequence GTGCCCGGTTACAGCACGTCGGTGGACACGAACTGGCCTCTGATTGCGATCAACACGGCGGTGATGCCCGACGGCAACGTCATCACCTGGGGCGGCAACGAGCAGACCGCCTACTACAGCACCCGAAAGGGCAAATACCAGCCGGTGGACGTGTGGGACCCGGTGGCGAACACCCACAAGTCCTATCCGTTCCCGATGCTCACCACCGGTTCGGCCATCTCTATCTTCTGCAGCGGAATGACGTTCGACGCTGACGGGCGCCTGATGGTCGTTGGGGGCGACCGACCGCCGGATGGCGGAGTGACTATGGGCATGGGCAGCAATACGCTGAACATCTTCGACGCGAAGAGCCGTCAGTGGCGCAGCGGTGCCCCCATGGCCAACGGACGCTGGTACCCGAGCGCCACCACGCTGGCCACCGGGGAGATTCTGGCTGTGGCGGGTGAGAACGACATGGGCTTCGGGAACCCCAACAGAATCCCCGAGGTGTACCGGGCCGACGGCACGTGGCACCAGCTCACAGGGATCAACCGCGAGACCCCCGGGTATCCCTGGTTGTTCGTCGTCCCCGACCCGGAAGGCAAGGACCCCAACGGGCGGGTCTTCTTCGCCGGGCCAACGACGACCTTGGGCTACATCGACACCAGTGGCGCCACGGGTGGAAGCTGGCAGGATCTGCGCGAACGGGATGAAATTCTCCGCCAGTACGGCACCGCTGTCATGTACAACCAGGGCAAGATCTTGGTGATGGGCGGCGGCGGCGTGGACATCGGGTCCCCTGAATACCCGACCAACACGGCAGTGGTCATCGACCTCGCCAAACTCAACGCAGGTGCCCCCGACGCGGTGCGGGCCACGGAACCCATGCACTACGCGCGCCGCCAACTGAACGCGACCCTGCTGCCTGACGGTAAGGTGCTGGTGACCGGCGGGACCCAGGCGCAGGGGGCCAGCGAGGCCAACGGGTGCTTGAGCAACGGCGTTTGCGGCGACTTGCAGGTGTATGCGGCGGAAGTGTGGGATCCCAGTACGGAACACTGGACGGAACTGGCGAGCATGACCAAGCCCCGGCTGTACCACTCCACTGCCGTGCTGCTTCCGGACGGGCGGGTACTCTCGGCGGGGGGCGGCGCGGGGGCGAACACGGCCGATCAGCAGAATGCCGAGATTTTCTCGCCGCCCTACCTCTTCCAGACGACGGTGAAACGGCCCGTCATCGCCAAGGTGCCTGCGCAGGTGAGATACGGCCAACGCTTTACGTTGAACACGTCCGACGCGGCCAGCATCGACCAGGTCACCTGGATTCGCCTGTCCTCGACGACGCACGCTTTCAACATGAACCAGCGCATCAACTTCCTGCCGTTTACCCGGGGATCAGGATCACTCTCCATCACCGCGCCCGCTCGTGCCGTGGACGCCCCGCCCGGCCACTACATGCTGTTCATCCTTTCCAGGGGCGTGCCGTCCGTCGCCAGGATCGTGCAGGTCAAGTGA
- a CDS encoding RNA-guided endonuclease InsQ/TnpB family protein translates to MANTFRGESTTLKAFKYRLSPTKAQIAALDTTLLLCQRLYNGCLEERRGAYRKAGKSVSVYDQMKALPDVKEGVPEYRGVNAQVLQNVVRRVDRAFQDFFSRVKAGKTPGYPRFKPRDRYDSFTYPQPSQNSVSGDGKHVYLPKIGNVRIKLHRPFCGKLKTLAVKREGREWYAVLTCEIPRAEPLPEMGSQVGIDVGTTWFYVTSDGEFCENHRLFQASSKKLRVAQRALARKPNKRSNRRRKAKERVAKLYRKTARQRLQLHHEEAKKLVTAHDLICHEDLNVKGMAQGNLGKQIHDVAWGQFFQILSSKAVEAGRRVIAVDPRHTSQRCRVCGHTERGNRASQANFRCLNCGHAENADVNAAKNVLSMGQAFVAQRTSLEDACHEKPRPFGLG, encoded by the coding sequence GTGGCGAACACCTTTAGAGGAGAAAGTACCACGCTCAAGGCGTTCAAGTACCGCCTGTCCCCCACCAAAGCGCAGATTGCCGCGCTGGACACCACGTTGCTGCTCTGCCAGCGCTTATACAACGGCTGTCTCGAAGAACGGCGCGGGGCGTACAGGAAGGCGGGCAAATCGGTGTCGGTGTACGACCAGATGAAGGCCCTGCCCGACGTGAAAGAGGGCGTGCCGGAGTACAGGGGCGTGAACGCTCAGGTGCTTCAGAACGTCGTGCGCCGCGTGGACCGGGCCTTTCAGGACTTTTTCAGTCGAGTGAAGGCAGGCAAGACCCCCGGCTATCCCCGCTTCAAGCCCAGGGACAGGTACGACTCGTTCACGTACCCGCAGCCGTCACAGAACAGCGTCTCTGGGGACGGGAAGCATGTGTACCTGCCCAAAATTGGGAACGTCAGAATCAAGTTGCACCGCCCGTTTTGCGGGAAGCTCAAGACGCTGGCGGTGAAGCGGGAGGGTCGGGAGTGGTACGCCGTCCTGACCTGCGAGATACCCAGGGCCGAGCCGTTGCCAGAGATGGGCTCCCAGGTCGGGATAGACGTGGGGACGACGTGGTTTTACGTGACCTCGGACGGGGAGTTCTGCGAGAACCACAGGCTCTTTCAGGCCAGCAGCAAGAAACTCCGGGTGGCTCAGCGTGCCCTCGCACGCAAGCCGAACAAGCGGAGCAACAGGCGCAGAAAGGCCAAGGAGCGGGTTGCCAAGCTGTACCGCAAGACGGCGCGGCAACGGCTCCAACTCCACCACGAAGAGGCCAAGAAACTTGTCACCGCCCACGACCTCATCTGTCACGAAGACCTCAACGTGAAGGGGATGGCCCAGGGGAACCTGGGCAAGCAGATTCACGATGTGGCGTGGGGGCAGTTTTTTCAAATCCTCTCCAGCAAAGCGGTAGAAGCTGGCCGGAGAGTCATCGCCGTAGACCCTCGGCATACCTCTCAGCGGTGCCGCGTTTGCGGGCACACCGAGCGGGGGAACCGAGCGAGTCAAGCGAACTTCAGATGTCTGAACTGCGGGCACGCCGAGAATGCGGACGTGAACGCGGCCAAAAACGTCTTGAGCATGGGACAGGCTTTCGTGGCGCAACGTACTTCGCTGGAAGATGCGTGCCACGAGAAGCCCCGGCCTTTTGGCCTGGGGTAG
- a CDS encoding IS110 family transposase: MWVLGLDVGKSELYACLLWVQSPGSSTTIGAVKAMANTTQGHEQLLVWLTKSATVGEELLVVMESTSVYWERIAMTLHDAGDVVSVVNAAQIKSSAKSTLRWGKKVGCGVDRTVWGRDAASTLAAPRSGPGRVAGAASCP, encoded by the coding sequence ATGTGGGTCCTGGGTCTCGATGTCGGCAAAAGCGAGTTGTACGCCTGCCTGCTCTGGGTTCAATCGCCTGGGTCCTCGACGACCATCGGTGCGGTTAAAGCCATGGCGAACACCACCCAGGGCCATGAACAGTTGCTCGTGTGGCTGACGAAGTCAGCCACAGTCGGAGAAGAGCTCTTGGTGGTGATGGAATCCACCAGTGTGTACTGGGAGCGAATCGCGATGACCCTGCATGACGCGGGTGATGTGGTCAGCGTGGTCAATGCGGCGCAGATCAAGTCCTCCGCGAAAAGCACGTTGAGGTGGGGGAAAAAAGTTGGATGCGGAGTTGATCGCACGGTATGGGGCCGTGATGCAGCCAGCACGCTGGCTGCCCCCCGAAGCGGACCTGGTCGAGTTGCGGGCGCTGCTTCATGCCCGTGA
- a CDS encoding transposase, translating into MQPARWLPPEADLVELRALLHARDHIVELLTLEAGRHHAMDHQHQQSSKALGFCEARQTLLEQPLEEANEAIGALVLASREVQEQVTLLTSIPGIGPLTASILLVETMHLSHMESSNQWAAYAGLSPVPRQSGSFTGRTHISKIGDARPRRTFYLCALTASRMKNPFGNFYRHLTAQGKPKKVALIALARKLLRVAFAVPGSGQKCNPDDRRQPPVAA; encoded by the coding sequence ATGCAGCCAGCACGCTGGCTGCCCCCCGAAGCGGACCTGGTCGAGTTGCGGGCGCTGCTTCATGCCCGTGACCACATCGTGGAGCTCCTGACCCTGGAGGCTGGCCGTCACCACGCCATGGATCACCAGCACCAACAGAGTTCGAAGGCCCTCGGTTTCTGTGAAGCACGCCAGACGCTGCTCGAACAGCCGTTGGAGGAAGCCAATGAGGCCATAGGGGCGCTGGTCCTGGCCTCTCGGGAGGTGCAGGAGCAGGTCACCCTGCTGACTTCCATTCCCGGGATCGGCCCGTTGACGGCCTCCATCCTGCTGGTCGAGACCATGCACTTGAGCCACATGGAGAGCTCGAATCAATGGGCCGCTTATGCAGGTCTTTCTCCCGTTCCCCGTCAGTCTGGCAGTTTCACTGGGCGCACCCACATCTCAAAAATAGGAGACGCACGTCCGAGACGTACATTTTACCTCTGTGCTCTAACCGCGTCGCGAATGAAGAATCCCTTCGGGAACTTCTATCGCCATCTGACCGCACAGGGGAAGCCCAAAAAAGTCGCCCTGATTGCCCTGGCTCGCAAACTCCTCCGGGTCGCGTTCGCCGTCCCGGGGTCAGGCCAGAAATGCAATCCAGATGATCGACGCCAGCCTCCCGTAGCCGCTTGA
- a CDS encoding AbrB/MazE/SpoVT family DNA-binding domain-containing protein has protein sequence MKHTTLTSKGQVTIPAEIREALHLQAGDRLVLTLAEDGFTASVERAPRVADVRGRFRHAARPGTSRAEERAAFEEAIAGKHAP, from the coding sequence ATGAAGCACACCACACTGACGAGTAAGGGGCAGGTGACGATCCCCGCAGAGATCCGGGAAGCCCTCCACCTGCAAGCCGGGGACCGCCTCGTCCTGACGCTCGCCGAGGACGGGTTCACCGCATCGGTCGAGCGGGCCCCCAGGGTGGCGGACGTGCGCGGGCGGTTCCGGCACGCGGCCCGCCCCGGCACCTCCCGGGCCGAGGAACGGGCCGCCTTCGAGGAGGCCATCGCCGGGAAGCACGCTCCTTGA
- a CDS encoding PIN domain-containing protein has protein sequence MKALTDANVILRFLLDDHSDLSPRAAALFERAAAGEVQLLVPPAILAECFYTLRSFYRQPRAEVARALLDVLALPGVGALEAPAVTKALRLLTERSVDFADAYLAALARTQALPVATFDGDLEKLGATLLDG, from the coding sequence TTGAAAGCCCTGACCGACGCGAACGTCATTCTGCGGTTCCTGCTGGACGATCACTCAGACCTGTCCCCCCGCGCCGCGGCGCTGTTCGAACGGGCCGCGGCCGGGGAAGTGCAGCTCCTCGTTCCTCCCGCCATCCTGGCGGAGTGCTTTTACACCCTGAGGTCGTTCTACCGGCAGCCCCGGGCGGAGGTGGCCCGCGCCCTGCTGGACGTGCTGGCCCTGCCCGGCGTGGGGGCGCTGGAGGCACCGGCGGTCACGAAGGCCCTGCGCCTGCTGACCGAGCGGAGCGTGGACTTCGCGGACGCCTACCTGGCGGCCCTGGCCCGCACGCAGGCCCTGCCGGTCGCGACCTTTGACGGCGACCTGGAGAAGTTGGGGGCAACACTGCTCGACGGCTGA